From one Lolium rigidum isolate FL_2022 chromosome 4, APGP_CSIRO_Lrig_0.1, whole genome shotgun sequence genomic stretch:
- the LOC124648989 gene encoding hexokinase-7-like, with the protein MVAAVEAAAEQVIAQLREDCATPAARLDGVAAAMEEEMRAGLREEGGSKIKMIVSYVDNLPNGSEEGLFYALDLGGTNFRVLRVQLAGKDKRVVKRDSREVSIPPHLMSGSAAELFGFIASAVAKYVADEGVNKALGGKQRELGFTFSFPVRQTSITSGTLIKWTKAFAVDDAVGEDVVAELQMAMEKEGVDMRVAALINDTVGTLAAGSYNNEDAVIGVILGTGSNAAYVEKASDIPKLEGELPKSGKMVINTEWGNFSSSCLPVTEYDQALDEESLNPSEQIFEKLISGLYLGEIVRRVLLKIATQCSIFGDVSRTKLTTHFNLRTPDISAMHHDETPDLRIVAEKLSGHLKIANTTLETRKMVVEICDIVTRRSARLAAAGIVGIMRKIGRATPGNNSRTVIAIDGGLFEHYAKFRQCLESTLAELLGEEVSKSVSVKLTKDGSGLGAALIAAAHSQYAK; encoded by the exons ATGGTGGCGGcggtcgaggcggcggcggagcaggTGATAGCGCAGCTCCGGGAGGACTGCGCGACGCCGGCGGCGCGGCTGGATGGCGTGGCCgcggcgatggaggaggagatGAGGGCGGGGCTGCGCGAGGAGGGCGGCAGCAAGATCAAGATGATCGTCTCCTACGTCGACAACCTCCCCAACGG GAGTGAAGAGGGCTTGTTCTACGCGCTGGACCTCGGAGGGACGAACTTCCGCGTCCTGCGCGTGCAACTCGCAGGCAAGGACAAGCGCGTCGTCAAGCGCGATTCCAGGGAGGTCTCTATTCCTCCTCATCTCATGTCAGGCAGCGCCGCG GAGctttttggcttcattgcctcggCGGTAGCCAAGTACGTTGCCGATGAAGGGGTTAACAAAGCATTGGGCGGGAAGCAGAGGGAGCTGGGGTTCACCTTCTCTTTCCCCGTCAGGCAGACATCAATCACATCTGGCACACTCATCAAGTGGACCAAGGCGTTTGCGGTAGATGACGCG GTTGGTGAAGATGTAGTAGCCGAATTGCAGATGGCCATGGAGAAGGAAGGTGTCGACATGCGCGTCGCTGCATTG ATCAATGATACTGTCGGGACATTGGCTGCGGGCAGCTACAACAATGAAGATGCTGTAATCGGCGTGATATTAGGTACCGGCTCAAATGCCGCATATGTGGAAAAGGCAAGCGACATACCGAAGTTAGAAGGAGAGTTACCAAAATCAGGAAAAATG GTTATAAATACGGAATGGGGTAACTTCTCTTCGTCCTGCCTTCCGGTTACAGAATATGATCAAGCATTAGATGAGGAGAGCCTAAACCCCAGCGAGCAG ATCTTCGAGAAGTTAATTTCTGGATTGTATCTAGGCGAAATCGTGAGGAGGGTGCTTCTTAAGATCGCTACACAGTGTTCGATATTTGGCGATGTCAGCCGCACCAAGCTCACAACTCACTTCAATCTGAG GACTCCTGACATATCTGCAATGCACCACGATGAAACACCTGATCTGAGGATTGTGGCTGAAAAACTGTCTGGACATCTGAAGATTGCAAACACGACCTTGGAGACACGGAAGATGGTGGTCGAGATATGCGACATTGTGACCCGCCGGTCTGCCCGGCTGGCTGCAGCAGGGATTGTGGGGATCATGAGGAAGATCGGGAGGGCCACCCCAGGCAACAATAGCAGGACAGTCATCGCAATCGATGGTGGGCTGTTTGAGCATTATGCCAAGTTCAGGCAGTGCCTGGAGAGCACTCTAGCCGAGCTGCTGGGGGAGGAGGTGTCGAAGTCTGTGTCTGTCAAGCTCACGAAAGACGGGTCGGGGCTCGGAGCTGCCCTCATCGCGGCCGCTCACTCCCAGTACGCCAAGTGA